In one window of Thermodesulfobacteriota bacterium DNA:
- a CDS encoding PQQ-binding-like beta-propeller repeat protein: MRWNSSKRSWAEAGACLAAAFILGGCAAKPLADTAPWSTHLSGESRTNLSSAEVSLPLAVSWEKDISDFRLLRPFPKEQLSTPALHGGLLYVGSTNDRFYAVDLSTGKVKWRYHARQPIEASPAVTGEMVCFGSADGVMRCLDHSGKVLWEYQARSEILSSPVVSGGRLFFNSQDDRVHALNAGTGVREWTYSRATYTVVSPRIYGSPAYSGDGALFFLFSDGHIVSLNAETGDEAWSRQVISGFDKAGKWRRSPLYQDGTVFVIDGNEAVQALDAATGEVKGVYGIVKARDFIVPDRKSIVLVGETDIVALDRLSGAILWKKKLSIGAASSVFASGGELFVLSSFKKAFLGLGFLSRDKGHIEAISLGDGSTTWTATLGSDISANASSAYSRVAILTNKGKLTVFEPK; this comes from the coding sequence ATGCGCTGGAACTCGTCAAAAAGAAGCTGGGCTGAAGCGGGAGCGTGCCTCGCTGCCGCCTTCATCCTCGGCGGGTGCGCGGCAAAGCCGCTCGCTGACACCGCGCCCTGGAGCACCCATCTTTCCGGCGAATCGCGGACAAACCTTTCTTCCGCCGAGGTAAGCCTCCCGCTCGCGGTCTCCTGGGAGAAGGACATTTCCGATTTCAGGCTCCTTCGGCCATTTCCAAAGGAGCAGCTCTCGACTCCTGCGCTACACGGCGGCCTTCTTTACGTCGGCTCCACCAACGACAGGTTCTACGCCGTGGACCTCTCTACCGGCAAGGTGAAATGGCGTTATCACGCAAGGCAGCCGATCGAGGCATCGCCGGCCGTGACGGGCGAGATGGTCTGCTTCGGCTCGGCTGACGGAGTGATGCGCTGCCTCGACCACTCCGGCAAGGTCCTGTGGGAGTACCAGGCCCGCTCCGAGATACTCTCTTCTCCGGTCGTAAGCGGCGGGAGGCTCTTTTTCAATTCGCAGGACGACCGCGTGCACGCGCTCAACGCCGGGACAGGCGTGCGCGAATGGACTTACAGCAGGGCTACTTATACCGTAGTGAGCCCCAGGATATACGGCTCTCCCGCGTACTCAGGCGACGGCGCGCTCTTCTTCCTTTTCTCGGATGGTCATATAGTCTCGCTCAACGCCGAGACTGGCGATGAGGCCTGGTCAAGGCAGGTAATCAGCGGCTTCGACAAGGCCGGAAAATGGCGGAGGTCGCCGCTTTACCAGGACGGTACGGTATTCGTAATAGACGGGAACGAGGCCGTGCAGGCACTGGATGCCGCCACCGGCGAGGTGAAGGGGGTATACGGCATCGTCAAGGCGCGTGATTTCATCGTGCCGGACAGGAAAAGCATCGTCCTTGTCGGGGAGACCGACATCGTGGCCCTCGACAGGCTTTCCGGGGCGATATTATGGAAAAAGAAGCTTTCGATTGGCGCAGCATCGAGCGTTTTCGCTTCCGGAGGGGAGCTGTTCGTGCTTTCGAGCTTCAAGAAGGCCTTCCTTGGGCTCGGCTTCCTTTCCAGGGACAAGGGGCATATAGAGGCCATAAGCCTCGGGGACGGCTCGACCACCTGGACTGCCACGCTCGGTTCGGATATTTCCGCAAACGCCTCTTCCGCCTACTCAAGGGTCGCCATCCTTACAAACAAGGGAAAGCTTACCGTATTCGAACCCAAGTAG